A portion of the Bubalus kerabau isolate K-KA32 ecotype Philippines breed swamp buffalo chromosome 1, PCC_UOA_SB_1v2, whole genome shotgun sequence genome contains these proteins:
- the MED7 gene encoding mediator of RNA polymerase II transcription subunit 7, whose protein sequence is MGEPQQVSALPPPPMQYIKEYTDENIQEGLAPKPPPPIKDSYMMFGNQFQCDDLIIRPLESQGIERLHPIQFDHKKELRKLNMSILINFLDLLDILIRSPGSIKREEKLEDLKLLFVHVHHLINEYRPHQARETLRVMMEVQKRQRLETAERFQKHLERVIEMIQNCLASLPDDLPHSEAGMRVKTEPMDADDSNNCIGQNEQQRENSGHRRDQIIEKDAALCVLIDEMNERP, encoded by the coding sequence ATGGGTGAGCCACAGCAAGTGagtgccctcccaccccctccgATGCAGTACATCAAGGAGTATACAGATGAAAATATTCAGGAAGGCCTCGCTCCCAAGCCTCCACCTCCAATAAAGGACAGTTACATGATGTTTGGCAACCAGTTCCAGTGTGATGATCTTATCATACGCCCTTTAGAAAGTCAGGGTATTGAACGACTTCATCCTATACAGTTTGATCACAAGAAAGAACTGAGAAAACTCAATATGTCTATCCTTATTAATTTCTTAGACCTCTTAGATATCTTGATACGGAGCCCTGGGAGTATAAAACGAGAAGAGAAGCTAGAAGATCTTAAGCTGCTTTTTGTGCATGTACATCATCTCATAAATGAATACCGACCTCACCAAGCAAGAGAGACCTTGAGAGTCATGATGGAGGTGCAGAAACGTCAACGTCTTGAGACAGCTGAGAGGTTTCAAAAGCATCTGGAACGAGTCATTGAGATGATTCAGAATTGCTTGGCTTCTCTGCCTGATGATTTGCCTCATTCGGAAGCAGGGATGAGAGTAAAAACTGAACCAATGGACGCTGATGACAGCAACAATTGTATTGGACAGAAtgaacaacaaagagaaaattcagGTCATCGGAGAGATCAGATTATAGAGAAAGATGCTGCCTTGTGTGTCCTGATTGACGAAATGAATGAAAGGCCATGA